One Pseudomonas sp. C27(2019) DNA window includes the following coding sequences:
- a CDS encoding oxidoreductase-like domain-containing protein translates to MLEKPTPPEDYECCESGCSPCVWDTYYDEMQLWQAEQTALKNKAKEETENAK, encoded by the coding sequence ATGCTTGAGAAACCAACACCCCCCGAAGATTATGAATGCTGCGAAAGCGGTTGTTCACCCTGCGTGTGGGATACCTATTATGATGAGATGCAATTGTGGCAGGCTGAACAAACAGCCTTGAAAAATAAGGCTAAAGAGGAAACAGAAAACGCTAAGTAG
- the ubiD gene encoding 4-hydroxy-3-polyprenylbenzoate decarboxylase gives MQYSDLRDFISGLEQRGELKRIQVPVSPVLEMTEICDRTLRKGGPALLFENPTGFSMPVLGNLFGTPERVALGMGAESTTELREIGKLLAALKEPEPPKGFKDAWNKLPMFKKVLAMAPKVRKDGACQEVVIEGEDVDLTALSIQTCWPGDVAPLITWGLTITKGPNKERQNLGIYRQQVLGRNKVIMRWLSHRGGALDFRDWCKKYPGRPYPVAVALGADPATILGAVTPVPDTLSEYAFAGLLRGSRTELVKAIGSDLHVPASAEIILEGHIYPGEMADEGPYGDHTGYYNEVDSFPVFTVERITRRKDAIYHSTYTGRPPDEPAILGVALNEVFVPILQKQFPEIVDFYLPPEGCSYRMAVVTIKKQYPGHAKRVMLGVWSFLRQFMYTKFVIVTDDDVNARDWNDVIWAITTRMDPTRDTVLIDNTPIDYLDFASPVSGLGSKMGLDATNKWPGETSREWGRVIEQDPAVKERVDALWSELGID, from the coding sequence ATGCAATATTCTGATCTCCGAGATTTCATCAGCGGCCTTGAGCAGCGTGGTGAACTGAAGCGCATTCAAGTCCCCGTCTCCCCTGTTTTAGAAATGACAGAAATTTGCGACCGCACCTTGCGCAAAGGTGGGCCTGCCTTGTTATTTGAAAATCCGACGGGTTTTTCTATGCCAGTACTGGGCAACCTGTTTGGGACGCCTGAGCGTGTGGCTTTAGGTATGGGTGCTGAAAGCACAACAGAGCTGCGTGAGATTGGTAAATTGCTGGCTGCCCTGAAAGAGCCTGAACCACCCAAAGGCTTTAAGGATGCATGGAATAAGCTGCCAATGTTCAAGAAAGTCTTGGCCATGGCGCCTAAAGTACGTAAAGACGGTGCCTGCCAAGAAGTGGTTATTGAAGGTGAGGATGTCGATTTGACCGCCTTGTCGATTCAAACCTGTTGGCCGGGTGATGTCGCGCCTTTAATTACCTGGGGCTTAACCATCACCAAAGGGCCGAATAAAGAGCGGCAGAATCTTGGTATTTATCGCCAGCAAGTGCTGGGCCGCAATAAAGTTATTATGCGCTGGCTCAGTCACCGTGGTGGTGCGTTAGATTTTCGCGATTGGTGCAAAAAATATCCGGGACGCCCCTACCCTGTGGCGGTGGCTTTGGGTGCTGATCCTGCCACAATTTTGGGCGCGGTAACTCCAGTCCCTGACACCCTGTCTGAATACGCTTTTGCTGGTTTGCTGCGTGGTTCACGCACTGAGTTGGTTAAAGCGATTGGCAGTGATTTACACGTCCCCGCATCGGCAGAAATCATTTTAGAGGGGCATATTTACCCCGGTGAAATGGCCGATGAAGGCCCTTATGGTGACCATACCGGTTACTACAACGAGGTTGATAGCTTTCCGGTGTTTACCGTAGAGCGCATCACGCGTCGTAAAGATGCGATTTATCACAGTACTTACACCGGCCGACCACCGGATGAGCCGGCAATTTTAGGTGTGGCGCTCAACGAAGTGTTTGTGCCTATTTTGCAAAAGCAGTTTCCGGAAATTGTTGATTTTTACCTGCCTCCGGAAGGCTGTTCCTACCGCATGGCAGTGGTCACCATTAAGAAACAATACCCAGGTCACGCCAAACGCGTGATGCTCGGTGTTTGGAGTTTCTTACGCCAGTTTATGTACACCAAATTCGTGATCGTCACCGATGATGACGTCAACGCGCGGGATTGGAACGATGTAATTTGGGCGATTACCACACGTATGGATCCAACCCGCGACACGGTATTGATTGATAATACACCGATCGATTATTTGGACTTTGCCTCTCCAGTGTCCGGTTTAGGCAGTAAAATGGGCCTAGATGCAACCAATAAATGGCCTGGTGAGACCTCGCGTGAGTGGGGTCGTGTTATTGAGCAAGATCCAGCGGTAAAAGAGCGTGTGGATGCGCTGTGGTCTGAGCTTGGTATTGACTAA
- a CDS encoding nuclear transport factor 2 family protein: MIPITRPAAVSASLAHWHRMVEQGDLFELSKILHKDVVFRSPVAHTPYPGAPVVALILNSVAQVFTEFTYHRELSSDDGLSVVLEFSACVKGKQLKGIDMIRFDETGKIIEFEVMIRPLNALQLLADEMARCLAAYLPQK; this comes from the coding sequence ATGATACCTATAACTCGGCCTGCAGCAGTCAGCGCATCACTAGCGCATTGGCACAGGATGGTAGAGCAAGGTGACTTGTTTGAATTGTCCAAGATTTTACATAAGGATGTGGTGTTTCGTTCACCTGTCGCGCATACCCCCTACCCTGGTGCGCCTGTTGTCGCATTGATTTTAAATTCAGTTGCACAGGTGTTTACTGAATTTACTTATCATCGAGAGTTGAGCAGCGATGATGGTCTTAGTGTGGTGTTGGAGTTCAGTGCGTGCGTGAAGGGTAAGCAGCTAAAAGGCATCGACATGATTCGTTTCGATGAGACAGGTAAAATTATTGAGTTTGAAGTGATGATTCGTCCGTTAAATGCCTTGCAGCTCTTAGCAGATGAAATGGCACGCTGCCTAGCCGCCTATTTACCTCAAAAATAA
- a CDS encoding alpha/beta fold hydrolase — protein MSGPQASATAITLHAADGYPISARLYAATGTAQQGQLIVAGATGVGQQFYRRFAEYASAQGFNVLTLDYRGVGQSAPKQLKGFKMAFEDWAQLDLAAAVEYMHRDDAPLFLVGHSYGGHALGMLPNHHKVSRCYTLGTGAGWHGWMPQPERLKVQFMWNLVFPPLVAWKGYLPWKMLGMGADMPRDVYRQWKRWCSMPHYFFDDPLVREAKKAQFAQIRTPITAAVALDDLWALPASRDAFMQYYSSAPVILRDIDPRALNLKMGAIGHMGYFRPAAQPLWDQILAWFVEPLPAESMSLTASLSTS, from the coding sequence ATGAGTGGTCCACAGGCAAGCGCAACAGCGATAACCTTACATGCAGCTGACGGCTATCCCATCAGTGCACGCCTGTATGCTGCAACTGGAACAGCCCAGCAAGGGCAGTTGATTGTGGCGGGTGCAACCGGTGTGGGTCAGCAGTTTTATCGACGTTTCGCTGAATATGCCAGCGCTCAAGGCTTTAATGTCTTGACCTTGGATTATCGCGGCGTGGGCCAGTCAGCACCCAAACAACTGAAAGGCTTTAAGATGGCCTTTGAAGATTGGGCGCAGTTGGACCTGGCCGCTGCGGTCGAGTATATGCACCGCGACGATGCACCGTTATTTTTGGTGGGCCACTCATATGGTGGGCATGCGCTGGGCATGTTGCCCAATCACCACAAGGTGAGCCGCTGCTATACCCTGGGCACGGGTGCGGGTTGGCATGGCTGGATGCCGCAGCCTGAGCGTTTAAAAGTACAGTTTATGTGGAATTTGGTGTTTCCACCGTTAGTGGCTTGGAAAGGCTATTTACCGTGGAAAATGCTGGGTATGGGCGCAGATATGCCGCGTGATGTTTATCGGCAATGGAAGCGCTGGTGCAGTATGCCGCACTATTTCTTTGATGATCCGTTAGTGCGAGAAGCAAAAAAGGCGCAGTTCGCACAGATTCGTACCCCGATTACTGCGGCCGTCGCGCTGGATGATCTATGGGCGTTACCCGCCTCACGCGATGCCTTTATGCAGTATTACAGCAGTGCGCCAGTCATTCTGCGTGACATTGATCCGCGTGCATTGAATCTTAAAATGGGCGCGATTGGCCATATGGGCTACTTTCGTCCTGCCGCGCAGCCGCTATGGGATCAGATATTGGCGTGGTTTGTCGAGCCGCTTCCTGCAGAGTCAATGAGCCTAACTGCGAGCCTGTCTACCTCTTAG
- a CDS encoding DksA/TraR family C4-type zinc finger protein, producing the protein MATGWAHDGAVQEQIDSTIDDAVQRARQQLPQGPSAEYCQNCDEPIPEGRRQAIAGVQLCIACQTLEDQQASHSGYNRRASKDSQLR; encoded by the coding sequence ATGGCAACCGGTTGGGCGCATGATGGCGCCGTGCAAGAGCAAATTGATAGCACCATTGACGATGCCGTCCAACGCGCGCGTCAGCAGTTGCCGCAAGGGCCAAGTGCTGAGTATTGCCAAAACTGTGATGAGCCGATACCCGAAGGACGCAGACAGGCGATTGCAGGTGTACAACTGTGTATCGCCTGTCAAACCTTAGAAGATCAACAAGCAAGTCATAGTGGTTATAACCGTCGAGCCAGTAAAGACAGTCAGTTGCGCTGA
- a CDS encoding methylated-DNA--[protein]-cysteine S-methyltransferase — MSKLSTAVIEFSSAETAFAAILIARSKQGVCTILLGDSPAELVADLQQRQPNAQLMQNDQALAPYLKKVTDFLDTPQTPLDFPLDIQGSDFQKSVWAVLQTIPVGQTLSYSDVAERLHKPKAVRAVANACAANPLALVIPCHRILRSDGGISGYRWGVERKRALLAKEQLACQ; from the coding sequence ATGTCCAAATTATCCACAGCTGTTATTGAGTTTTCTTCGGCTGAAACGGCTTTTGCCGCTATTCTTATTGCACGGAGCAAGCAGGGCGTCTGCACTATTTTACTGGGTGACTCTCCAGCTGAATTAGTGGCTGATTTACAACAACGCCAACCCAACGCGCAGCTCATGCAAAATGATCAAGCGCTGGCGCCCTACTTAAAAAAAGTAACTGATTTTTTAGATACACCACAAACACCCTTAGATTTCCCCCTGGATATCCAAGGTAGCGACTTTCAGAAAAGTGTTTGGGCGGTTTTACAGACGATTCCAGTGGGGCAGACGCTCAGCTATAGCGATGTCGCCGAGCGTTTGCACAAACCAAAAGCGGTGCGCGCAGTGGCCAATGCCTGCGCTGCTAATCCGTTAGCTTTAGTCATTCCTTGCCACCGTATTTTACGCTCTGATGGTGGAATTTCGGGTTATCGCTGGGGGGTCGAACGTAAACGGGCGTTGTTGGCCAAAGAGCAGCTAGCCTGTCAGTAA
- the nhaD gene encoding sodium:proton antiporter NhaD codes for MTTVLLVLAFLGFVSIVAEDFTKIDKAKTTLFFGTLVWVLYFIAPPNDLTPPQLMHSLNENLLEIATLWLFLMAAMTFVAYVSHKGVIDGIVNKVMPTQMSERHLMLITGLFAFVFSSMADNITATLVCITVLLSLNLSTDKLLRYLVLVVFAVNSGGAALITGDVTTLMIFLADKVKIAHLVLLSLPALFAVLFLAFILSRSLTADVVLVKRDITISLGDKIIAGLFLATIIGTIGANVAFAIPPVLSFLFGLAVMFMAVHFLNKDEPVLEYIRKIEFDTLVFFLGVLLLVGMLKELQVLEHFPTLYEKLPIMAANYFVGLFSALIDNVPLTAALLKSGIEMNEGQWLTLTYSVGVGGSLLAIGSAAGVVAMSKVSALTFIAYLRYFGYLLLAYSVGFLGVVVISYFL; via the coding sequence ATGACAACTGTCTTACTGGTTTTAGCGTTTTTGGGCTTTGTATCAATTGTTGCAGAAGACTTCACTAAAATTGATAAAGCCAAAACCACCCTGTTCTTTGGCACGCTAGTATGGGTGCTCTACTTTATTGCCCCACCCAATGATTTAACCCCGCCACAGCTGATGCATTCTCTGAATGAGAACCTCTTGGAAATTGCCACGCTGTGGTTATTTTTAATGGCGGCGATGACCTTTGTCGCCTATGTATCGCACAAAGGCGTGATTGATGGCATCGTCAACAAAGTCATGCCCACGCAGATGAGTGAGCGGCACTTGATGTTGATCACCGGATTGTTTGCCTTTGTCTTTTCATCCATGGCCGACAATATTACAGCGACCTTGGTGTGCATAACGGTGCTGCTGAGTTTGAACTTAAGCACTGATAAGCTGCTGCGCTATCTGGTGTTAGTGGTGTTTGCAGTTAACTCCGGTGGTGCTGCGTTAATCACCGGTGACGTTACCACGCTGATGATCTTTTTAGCCGATAAAGTAAAAATCGCCCACCTTGTGCTGCTAAGCCTGCCCGCTTTATTTGCGGTACTGTTCTTGGCCTTTATTCTCTCGCGCTCGCTGACAGCTGATGTGGTTTTAGTGAAGCGTGATATTACAATCAGCTTGGGCGATAAAATTATCGCAGGCCTATTTTTAGCCACGATTATCGGCACGATTGGCGCTAACGTAGCCTTTGCTATTCCACCTGTTCTCTCCTTCTTGTTTGGCTTAGCTGTGATGTTTATGGCTGTGCATTTCTTGAATAAAGACGAGCCGGTGCTGGAGTACATTCGTAAAATTGAGTTTGATACCTTGGTTTTTTTCTTAGGTGTGTTGCTGCTGGTCGGTATGCTTAAAGAGCTGCAGGTACTGGAGCACTTCCCTACTCTTTATGAAAAACTCCCCATTATGGCGGCCAATTATTTTGTTGGCTTATTTTCAGCGTTAATTGATAACGTGCCATTGACGGCTGCTCTGCTCAAATCAGGCATTGAAATGAATGAGGGGCAATGGCTGACCTTGACCTATTCCGTCGGTGTTGGTGGTTCCTTATTAGCCATTGGTTCTGCCGCTGGGGTGGTAGCAATGAGTAAAGTGTCGGCACTGACCTTTATTGCTTACTTGCGCTATTTTGGCTACTTACTGCTCGCCTATAGTGTGGGTTTTCTTGGCGTAGTGGTGATCAGTTACTTCTTATAA
- a CDS encoding 2Fe-2S iron-sulfur cluster-binding protein — MKVMLQPSGHVIELLPREKIIDAVERLGIDAPRSCRNANCHLCAANLISGKVRQGDDIFESGELFTCLAEPLSDCEVHWDEVLDPNDLPLCKVTCQLVSVTPLGADVFSVRLRLPEAKVVRYHAGQYLLIERDNGESSAFSIASAPQQGRELELHILARDNAAVALLKQLQKERIARVQMPFGDVHLAGADERPLLLIAAGTGMAQMHSLIEHCRATEFSQPIHVYWGARIAEDFYTLKNLPAWQAMSYLHFHQIVSEDSGWKGRVGMLYEAVCHDIQNLSDYRVIASGSPAMIYGTFDALVAAGMQPEQMHADVFAYAPRPE, encoded by the coding sequence ATGAAAGTGATGTTGCAGCCCTCAGGGCATGTTATTGAGTTGTTGCCCAGAGAAAAGATTATCGATGCGGTGGAACGCTTGGGCATTGATGCGCCGCGAAGCTGTCGCAATGCCAATTGCCACCTTTGTGCTGCCAATTTGATCAGCGGCAAAGTCCGGCAAGGTGACGATATCTTTGAGTCTGGTGAGTTATTTACTTGCCTGGCTGAACCCTTATCTGACTGCGAAGTGCACTGGGATGAGGTATTAGATCCGAATGATCTGCCATTGTGTAAAGTCACCTGTCAATTGGTTAGTGTCACGCCATTGGGTGCTGATGTGTTTTCTGTACGCCTACGTCTGCCGGAAGCTAAGGTGGTGCGTTACCATGCTGGTCAATATCTATTGATTGAGCGTGACAATGGTGAATCCAGTGCTTTTTCTATTGCCTCTGCGCCGCAACAAGGGCGAGAACTTGAGCTGCATATTTTAGCCCGTGATAACGCTGCAGTAGCGTTACTCAAGCAGTTGCAAAAAGAGCGCATTGCCCGCGTGCAAATGCCCTTTGGTGATGTGCATTTAGCTGGTGCGGATGAGCGTCCTTTGTTGTTAATTGCGGCCGGTACAGGTATGGCGCAGATGCACAGCTTGATCGAGCATTGCCGCGCTACCGAGTTTAGTCAGCCGATTCATGTGTATTGGGGCGCGCGGATTGCTGAGGATTTCTACACGCTAAAGAACTTGCCGGCTTGGCAAGCGATGAGTTATCTGCATTTTCATCAGATTGTCAGCGAAGATAGCGGCTGGAAGGGCCGTGTTGGCATGCTGTATGAAGCTGTCTGTCACGATATCCAGAATTTAAGTGATTACCGTGTCATTGCCAGCGGCTCTCCCGCTATGATCTATGGAACATTTGATGCTTTAGTTGCCGCAGGTATGCAGCCTGAGCAAATGCATGCGGATGTGTTTGCTTATGCGCCACGTCCAGAGTAA